A window from Sphingobacterium hotanense encodes these proteins:
- a CDS encoding FecR family protein, with translation MENIDFETRARFLLNKVAKNTITLSEYQELLTHLAGHQDKQQQWLDLLQESIGAERPPVDELQLELHLRRIDNRLEQDPRMNTQKHFRLSPALYKYAAAILLFIGLSAGLFLAYQHRTALRTELAEGYSSKQRATITLSDGSVHYLDTQSGALITDQRGTRYAGQERLLADAQTQDILLEIPRGSIYQVTLPDGTKVSLNADSKLRYPGRFQGHRVVELQGEAFFEVTHQQDQPFIVHTQGQQLIVLGTKFNVNSYAENAPKTTLVEGKVKVLANQGSKSVVLKPGQQATLSKGEFAVQRVNVNDITGWTENMFIFNNLWLSEIMDQLERWYDIQVDYPPGYTDERFYAEIPRDRPLQDVLSYLQKASRYQFEIKGRRVQVK, from the coding sequence ATGGAGAACATCGATTTCGAAACTCGGGCCCGATTCCTGCTGAATAAAGTAGCCAAAAACACCATCACTTTATCCGAGTATCAGGAACTATTAACGCATCTAGCGGGTCACCAGGACAAGCAGCAGCAGTGGCTGGACTTGCTGCAGGAAAGCATCGGCGCTGAACGTCCGCCAGTCGATGAACTTCAGCTAGAGCTCCATTTGCGCCGCATTGACAATAGGCTAGAACAGGATCCTCGGATGAACACGCAAAAGCATTTTCGTTTAAGCCCAGCTCTTTATAAATATGCGGCTGCTATTTTGCTCTTCATTGGGCTTTCAGCCGGTTTATTTCTGGCGTATCAACACAGGACGGCCCTGAGAACAGAACTTGCAGAAGGTTATTCTAGCAAACAACGCGCGACCATCACTCTTTCCGACGGCTCCGTCCATTATCTGGATACGCAGAGCGGCGCGCTGATTACCGACCAACGCGGAACACGTTACGCGGGCCAGGAGCGGCTACTGGCCGATGCGCAGACCCAGGACATTCTCTTAGAAATACCTCGGGGAAGCATTTACCAAGTTACCCTTCCCGATGGAACGAAAGTGTCGTTAAATGCAGATTCAAAATTACGGTATCCCGGAAGATTCCAAGGGCATCGAGTTGTCGAACTGCAGGGAGAAGCGTTTTTCGAGGTCACCCACCAGCAGGATCAACCTTTTATCGTCCACACCCAAGGGCAACAGCTGATAGTCCTGGGAACTAAATTCAATGTAAACAGCTATGCGGAAAATGCACCTAAAACTACGCTAGTTGAAGGAAAAGTAAAAGTCCTTGCCAATCAAGGGTCGAAGTCTGTCGTTCTTAAACCGGGTCAACAGGCAACCTTATCGAAGGGTGAATTTGCGGTCCAACGAGTTAACGTTAATGACATCACCGGATGGACCGAGAACATGTTCATCTTCAACAACCTATGGCTCAGCGAGATCATGGACCAGCTCGAGCGATGGTACGATATCCAAGTCGATTACCCCCCAGGGTATACCGATGAACGGTTCTACGCAGAGATTCCGCGGGATCGTCCATTGCAGGACGTCCTGAGCTACCTGCAAAAGGCCAGTCGATATCAATTTGAAATCAAAGGGAGGAGGGTGCAAGTGAAATAA
- a CDS encoding PAS domain-containing sensor histidine kinase: MKNCSQSNLVRFLRHSPVATAIYQGSELRIAFANDAMLEVWGSDQKIIGGLFRDVFPGFAEAGFADALERVWCSGRSHIGIGVPALIGSVEKELRFFDFEYKAVVENGHTVAILHTSVDVTKRIEASENAAPGDSDPNAKEQLEALAYMLNHDAKNPLAIAKMAVDFMLRNQNDQVQVDAKWFPILKDALKSLENIIDQTYQLSQTTSCETPTQTFSLSQELPEWWKELRRQRPNEQMELVLGKLLPLRSPRARVKQVFYSLMDVSIKNCADIRPLQLEIFSEPVGQWVVYSFQDNRGKLSREELAFFSKEFSGGTLSNEARRYGRGLFQTNQLMKALGGRLSISSEEGKGACVRLYFPRLMKDAAR, from the coding sequence ATGAAGAACTGCTCGCAAAGCAACCTCGTCCGATTTTTACGTCATTCTCCAGTCGCCACTGCGATTTATCAGGGGAGTGAGCTAAGGATAGCCTTTGCTAATGACGCGATGTTGGAGGTTTGGGGATCCGATCAGAAGATTATAGGAGGTTTATTCAGAGATGTATTTCCCGGCTTTGCCGAGGCTGGTTTTGCAGATGCTCTTGAGCGCGTATGGTGCTCGGGTAGGAGCCACATCGGCATCGGGGTTCCGGCACTCATCGGAAGCGTCGAAAAAGAGCTTCGATTCTTCGATTTCGAGTACAAGGCAGTTGTGGAAAATGGCCATACGGTAGCGATTTTGCATACGAGCGTCGATGTCACCAAGCGTATCGAGGCCTCAGAAAATGCGGCGCCGGGCGACAGCGACCCAAATGCTAAGGAGCAGCTGGAGGCGCTAGCCTATATGTTGAACCACGACGCCAAAAATCCGCTCGCTATTGCGAAAATGGCCGTGGACTTTATGCTGCGAAATCAGAACGACCAAGTGCAGGTGGATGCCAAATGGTTTCCTATCCTCAAGGATGCCCTGAAGAGCCTGGAGAACATTATCGATCAGACCTATCAGCTGAGCCAGACAACATCGTGCGAAACCCCCACGCAGACATTTTCGCTCAGCCAGGAGCTTCCCGAGTGGTGGAAGGAACTACGAAGACAACGTCCAAATGAACAAATGGAACTTGTTTTAGGTAAGTTGCTACCACTAAGGTCGCCCAGAGCGCGTGTTAAACAGGTATTTTACTCTTTGATGGACGTGTCGATAAAGAATTGCGCCGATATACGACCCTTGCAGCTCGAAATCTTTAGTGAGCCGGTGGGCCAATGGGTGGTCTACAGTTTCCAAGACAACCGAGGGAAACTTTCCCGAGAAGAGCTCGCTTTTTTTTCCAAAGAGTTTTCCGGAGGAACGCTCTCCAACGAGGCGCGTCGTTACGGACGGGGACTCTTTCAAACTAACCAGTTGATGAAAGCATTAGGCGGTAGGCTCTCCATCAGCAGCGAAGAGGGAAAGGGTGCGTGCGTCAGGTTATATTTCCCCAGGCTGATGAAGGATGCAGCCCGCTAA
- a CDS encoding RNA polymerase sigma factor, protein MTDQEETALIARLAQGDKSAFQALYDRYKKKLATNLFHLLKSWDLVEEVLQELFIRVWENRSKIDVERSFRSYLYRIASNLVYDYYRSASRDRVLAARFWEHIELHQYPQRIQEQILRDKELMRTIDMLPPQRKLVFRLCKFEGFSYEEVAKRLHISKAAVNDHISKANRFIIENYSKDSVLFIVLLSSALLKGV, encoded by the coding sequence ATGACAGATCAAGAGGAAACTGCTCTTATTGCACGATTGGCGCAGGGAGATAAGTCTGCTTTCCAGGCTCTTTATGACCGGTACAAGAAAAAGCTCGCTACCAATCTCTTTCATCTGCTGAAATCATGGGACCTGGTCGAGGAGGTTCTACAAGAGCTGTTTATAAGAGTATGGGAAAACAGAAGCAAGATCGACGTAGAGCGTTCCTTTCGTTCCTACCTCTATCGAATTGCCTCCAATTTGGTATATGATTATTACCGCAGTGCGTCCCGAGATCGCGTGCTGGCCGCACGGTTCTGGGAACATATCGAATTACACCAATATCCGCAGCGCATTCAGGAGCAGATCCTGCGCGACAAAGAACTCATGCGAACCATCGATATGCTCCCGCCCCAGCGCAAATTGGTCTTCCGTCTCTGTAAATTCGAAGGCTTTTCTTATGAGGAGGTCGCAAAACGCCTCCATATTTCTAAGGCAGCCGTGAACGATCACATCAGTAAAGCGAATCGCTTTATCATCGAAAACTACAGTAAAGATTCTGTACTCTTCATTGTCCTGCTTTCCAGCGCGCTACTTAAAGGGGTCTAG